In one Nicotiana sylvestris chromosome 8, ASM39365v2, whole genome shotgun sequence genomic region, the following are encoded:
- the LOC138874723 gene encoding uncharacterized mitochondrial protein AtMg00810-like gives MIYKLLLKIKDLGELKYFLGIEFVRNSDGILMHQCKYALELIAELVLLGSKPVSCPMEPNVKLTTAEFDTHIDTSEDTLLTDPWPYQRLLGKLLYLTVTRPDISFVVQSMSQFMHSPKVSHMAAALKVVRYIKSSSGLGVLLAAKCSESLSAFCDADWATCPNTRKSVTGYFIKLDSSLVSWKSKKQSTISRSSAEAEYRNLASIVAEITWIIGLLKELGVDHNSHVYIYNDSKSAFAIAANHVFHEHTKHIILIVISFVKRFNMVLFLFSTVLQLSRKLIYS, from the coding sequence ATGATTTACAAACTTCTTTTGAAGATCAAAGACCTAGGAGAGCTTAAGTACTTCCTAGGCATAGAATTTGTACGAAATAGTGATGGTATATTAATGCATCAATGCAAGTATGCCCTAGAACTCATAGCTGAGTTGGTGCTCTTAGGCTCTAAACCTGTATCCTGTCCTATGGAGCCAAACGTGAAGCTTACTACTGCTGAATTTGACACCCATATAGATACTTCTGAGGACACATTATTGACTGATCCATGGCCATATCAAAGGCTTTTGGGTAAGCTTCTTTATTTGACTGTTACAAGACCAGATATTTCTTTTGTTGTCCAAAGTATGAGCCAATTCATGCATAGTCCTAAGGTCTCTCATATGGCAGCTGCACTCAAGGTGGTTAGATATATCAAAAGTAGTTCTGGGCTGGGAGTTCTCTTGGCTGCTAAATGTTCTGAATCACTTTCAGCATTTTGTGATGCAGATTGGGCTACATGCCCCAACACACGAAAGTCAGTCACAGGCTATTTCATCAAGCTTGACTCTTCCTTAGTTTCTTGGAAATCTAAGAAGCAGTCCACTATCTCTAGAAGCTCAGCTGAAGCTGAATATCGCAACCTAGCATCCATTGTTGCAGAGATTACATGGATTATTGGTTTACTCAAGGAGCTAGGAGTGGATCATAATTCTCATGTGTATATCTACAATGATAGCAAATCAGCTTTTGCTATTGCTGCCAATCATGTATTTCATGAACATACGAAGCACATAATATTGATTGTCATTTCATTCGTGAAAAGATTCAACATGGTCTTGTTTCTATTCTCTACTGTCCTACAGCTGAGCAGGAAGCTGATATACTCATAA